In Sphingomonas sp. SORGH_AS_0950, the following are encoded in one genomic region:
- a CDS encoding TonB-dependent receptor, with translation MKRGFPAAMTLVLKRRCLLLAATALMPSSAGAQVVLASHAVPASGATENAEPEAAPDGSGDVVVTARRREERAQDVPIALSVVGAEQLGLRGDYRLDQVQQLVPSLQVFSFNPRNTNINIRGLGSNVALTNDGLENGVGVYIDNVYYGRVGQSQFDLVDLDRVEVLRGPQGTLFGKNTTAGAINISSRLPQFQWHADGQADIGNYDYRQLRGSVTGPLIDGLAAFRLSAAYTTRDGFLYDTTTRRRVHDYENATVRGQLLLTPAPALTIRIIGDWGQQDQSCCINLPVRTFATYDNGRAIANNFEQRLARFPNYTPLPLDPFARRTDANSPFQANMDTWGVSGQVDYDLGGAALTSITAARQWNWFPRNDGDLTALSINTQGHILNFQRQFSQELRLASTGSRALDWVLGVYYFQQVVRGYGRTEFGSDAALALFPTDDQTVASIATNGLLSAYRSDPHTKSGAVFGQATWHISPALSLTGGLRYTHEEKWGSYANDRLFAQPTTGLTAAQIARVAAIRNALVPNQAFSVDTDDDSVSGLATLGWKPGEDMLVYATYSRGAKSPGLNLTNLPSGVDPIVRTETVDNFEVGLKSQFLDRRVTLNLAAYQTNVTDYQTTIVQQVVGTNTYINYIANIPKVRSRGFEGDLAVRAADWLSLTGSIAYTDATYRDYPNGPTPVEALNPTAANPGGSPARDFTGQRLAGVPKWAASVGGDVTRPIGGGAEAYLHGDWSYRSSYYTVASNSRYGLVPGYGLVNARAGVRLGEDGRYDLSVWARNLFDKDYFQTLNVVNYGLVSAILGDPGTYGATLKVRF, from the coding sequence ATGAAAAGGGGATTTCCGGCGGCGATGACGCTTGTCCTGAAGCGCCGCTGCCTGTTGCTGGCCGCCACGGCCTTGATGCCGTCCAGTGCCGGAGCGCAAGTCGTTCTCGCCAGCCATGCCGTGCCCGCGAGCGGGGCCACCGAGAATGCCGAGCCCGAAGCCGCGCCCGATGGGTCCGGCGACGTCGTCGTTACCGCCCGGCGGCGCGAGGAGCGGGCCCAGGACGTCCCGATCGCGCTCAGCGTCGTCGGTGCCGAGCAACTCGGCCTGCGCGGCGATTACCGGCTCGACCAGGTGCAGCAGCTGGTGCCGTCGCTTCAGGTCTTCAGCTTCAACCCGCGCAATACCAACATCAATATACGCGGGCTGGGCTCCAACGTCGCGCTGACCAATGACGGTCTGGAGAATGGCGTCGGCGTCTATATCGACAATGTCTATTACGGCCGCGTCGGGCAGAGCCAGTTCGATCTCGTCGATCTCGACCGGGTCGAGGTGTTGCGCGGGCCGCAGGGCACGCTGTTCGGCAAGAACACCACCGCCGGCGCGATCAACATCTCCAGCCGCCTGCCGCAATTCCAATGGCATGCCGATGGCCAGGCCGATATCGGCAATTACGACTATCGGCAGTTGCGCGGCTCGGTCACCGGCCCGTTGATCGACGGCCTGGCCGCCTTTCGCCTGAGCGCCGCCTATACCACGCGCGACGGTTTCCTCTACGACACGACCACACGCCGCCGCGTCCATGACTATGAGAATGCGACGGTGCGCGGCCAGTTGCTGCTGACCCCGGCCCCGGCGCTGACCATCCGCATCATCGGCGACTGGGGGCAGCAGGACCAGTCCTGCTGCATCAACCTGCCGGTGCGGACCTTCGCGACCTATGACAATGGCAGGGCGATCGCGAACAACTTCGAACAGCGGCTGGCACGCTTTCCCAACTATACGCCGCTACCGCTTGATCCCTTTGCCAGGCGTACCGATGCCAATTCGCCGTTCCAGGCCAATATGGACACCTGGGGCGTGTCGGGACAGGTCGATTACGATCTGGGCGGCGCTGCGCTGACGTCGATCACCGCGGCCCGGCAGTGGAACTGGTTTCCGCGCAACGACGGCGACCTGACCGCGCTGTCGATCAACACGCAGGGGCATATCCTCAACTTCCAGCGCCAGTTCAGCCAGGAATTGCGGCTCGCCTCGACCGGCTCGCGCGCGCTCGACTGGGTACTGGGCGTCTATTATTTCCAGCAGGTGGTGCGCGGCTATGGCCGCACCGAATTCGGGTCGGATGCCGCGCTCGCGCTCTTTCCGACCGACGATCAGACGGTGGCGAGCATCGCCACCAACGGCCTGCTGTCCGCCTACCGGTCCGATCCACATACCAAGAGCGGCGCGGTCTTCGGCCAGGCGACCTGGCACATCAGCCCCGCGCTCAGCCTGACCGGCGGCCTGCGCTACACCCATGAGGAGAAATGGGGCAGCTATGCCAATGATCGCCTCTTCGCGCAGCCGACCACCGGGCTGACCGCGGCGCAGATCGCGCGCGTCGCGGCGATCCGCAACGCGCTGGTCCCGAACCAGGCCTTTTCGGTCGACACTGACGACGACAGCGTCTCGGGACTGGCGACGCTGGGGTGGAAGCCGGGCGAGGACATGCTGGTCTATGCCACCTATTCGCGCGGGGCGAAGTCGCCGGGGCTGAACCTCACCAATCTGCCCAGCGGCGTCGATCCCATCGTCAGGACCGAGACGGTCGACAATTTCGAGGTCGGGCTGAAGTCCCAGTTTCTCGACCGGCGCGTGACGCTGAACCTCGCCGCCTATCAGACCAATGTCACCGATTATCAGACGACGATCGTCCAGCAGGTGGTCGGCACCAACACCTATATCAATTACATCGCCAATATCCCCAAGGTCCGCTCGCGCGGGTTCGAGGGCGATCTCGCGGTGCGCGCGGCCGACTGGCTGAGCCTGACCGGCTCGATCGCCTATACCGACGCGACCTATCGCGACTATCCCAACGGCCCGACCCCGGTGGAGGCGCTCAACCCGACCGCCGCCAATCCCGGCGGCTCACCCGCGCGCGACTTCACCGGCCAGCGGCTGGCGGGCGTGCCGAAATGGGCAGCCTCGGTCGGCGGCGACGTCACCCGCCCGATCGGCGGGGGTGCGGAGGCCTATCTGCACGGCGACTGGTCGTACCGCTCCTCCTATTACACCGTCGCCAGCAACAGCCGATACGGGTTGGTCCCCGGCTATGGCCTGGTCAATGCACGCGCCGGGGTCCGGCTGGGCGAAGACGGCCGCTACGACCTGTCGGTCTGGGCGCGCAACCTGTTCGACAAAGACTATTTCCAGACCTTGAACGTCGTCAATTACGGGCTCGTCTCCGCCATTCTGGGCGATCCGGGCACCTATGGCGCGACGCTCAAGGTCCGTTTCTGA
- a CDS encoding energy transducer TonB, translating to MVTPVAGPAMPPASAPATPTSPTSSASAAADWRARLLGHLKRYRHYPRQAEAARQQGVARIAITLRRSGEVTAVELIHGSGFPLLDQEACATARRASPVPPVEDGIPGDPVTVEVPIDFALRR from the coding sequence ATGGTGACCCCGGTCGCAGGCCCCGCCATGCCCCCGGCATCCGCCCCGGCCACGCCCACCAGCCCAACGTCATCGGCCAGCGCCGCCGCCGACTGGCGCGCCAGGCTGCTCGGCCATCTCAAGCGCTACCGACACTATCCCCGCCAGGCCGAGGCGGCCCGCCAGCAGGGCGTCGCGCGCATCGCCATCACCCTGCGCCGTTCCGGCGAGGTGACGGCGGTCGAGCTGATCCACGGCAGCGGCTTTCCGCTGCTCGATCAGGAAGCGTGCGCCACGGCCCGCCGCGCCTCCCCCGTGCCGCCCGTCGAGGATGGCATTCCCGGCGATCCCGTGACCGTCGAAGTCCCGATCGATTTCGCGCTTCGGCGCTGA
- a CDS encoding porin family protein yields the protein MRHILLLGFLSLSAFLSSGAVHAQTARSEDDRLRLDPGIDRRPTARERAAIDASDRPTSITIDGQTYSVANNPDDLGRALYLSVARRQWPDVRRFLPAYLALANPDPMLVAWARGGLARSEGRLGEAERAYRALLAIQPDFLPGRLELGRVLFENRKDREARTLFRDIRAELADQGERAAGVRRSVDTFLSVLDRRRGWQGMIALGPGYSSNLNQTSASQTCLLIGQDGRCLIDRTLPPAIASVGVNVEGNASRRIPLGGQGGLLARAFLYGDIWPGHGTYDQATLSAQIGYDHQTARYSLTLSPTFDLAAFGHRLLYAAPGLRAEAMVSPSPSTAIRVELGRRQFDYRGGHDDLDGALNEANATFWLSLRGGWTLFGGVEGGDKQAAARANAYRHVGARMGVAHGFSDWADLTLIGSVRQRDHRGYSDLLGAVRHDRETNLTAVLRLPRLRLAGLTPNILLQHNRVTSNVDWLYSFRRTAASIRLEHGF from the coding sequence ATGCGCCATATCCTCCTTCTCGGGTTTCTCTCGCTGTCGGCGTTCCTGTCGTCGGGCGCCGTCCATGCCCAGACCGCGCGTAGCGAAGACGATCGCCTTCGCCTCGACCCCGGCATCGACCGCCGCCCAACCGCCCGCGAACGCGCAGCCATCGACGCGAGCGATCGGCCGACCAGCATCACCATCGATGGTCAGACCTACAGCGTCGCCAACAATCCTGACGATCTCGGCCGCGCGCTGTATCTGTCGGTCGCGCGCAGGCAATGGCCCGATGTGCGCCGCTTCCTGCCCGCCTATCTGGCGCTCGCCAATCCCGATCCGATGCTCGTCGCCTGGGCGCGGGGCGGACTGGCGCGCAGCGAGGGGCGGCTGGGCGAGGCCGAACGGGCCTATCGCGCGCTGCTGGCGATCCAGCCCGACTTCCTGCCCGGTCGGCTCGAACTCGGTCGCGTCCTGTTCGAGAACCGCAAGGACCGCGAAGCCCGCACGCTGTTCCGCGACATCCGGGCCGAGCTCGCCGATCAGGGCGAGCGGGCCGCCGGGGTCCGCCGCTCAGTCGACACCTTTCTCTCGGTGCTGGACCGCCGACGCGGCTGGCAGGGGATGATCGCGCTGGGGCCGGGTTACAGCAGCAACCTGAACCAGACCTCGGCCAGCCAGACCTGCCTGCTGATCGGCCAGGACGGCCGCTGCCTGATCGACCGGACCCTGCCACCCGCCATCGCCTCGGTCGGCGTCAATGTCGAGGGCAATGCCAGCCGCCGGATACCGCTTGGCGGACAGGGTGGGCTGCTCGCCCGCGCCTTTCTCTATGGCGACATCTGGCCGGGCCATGGCACCTATGACCAGGCGACGCTGAGCGCGCAGATCGGCTATGATCATCAGACCGCGCGATATAGTCTGACCCTGTCGCCGACCTTCGACCTCGCGGCGTTCGGCCATCGCCTGCTCTACGCCGCGCCGGGCCTTCGCGCCGAGGCGATGGTCAGTCCGTCGCCCAGCACCGCGATCCGTGTCGAGCTGGGGCGGCGGCAGTTCGATTACCGCGGTGGCCATGACGATCTGGATGGCGCCCTGAACGAAGCCAATGCCACTTTCTGGCTGTCGCTTCGGGGCGGATGGACGCTGTTCGGCGGGGTGGAGGGCGGCGACAAGCAGGCCGCCGCCCGCGCCAATGCCTATCGCCATGTCGGTGCGCGGATGGGCGTGGCGCACGGCTTTTCGGATTGGGCGGACCTGACGCTGATCGGCTCCGTCCGCCAGCGGGATCATCGGGGCTATAGCGATCTGCTGGGCGCGGTGCGTCATGACCGCGAGACGAACCTGACCGCCGTGCTGCGCCTGCCCAGGCTGCGCCTCGCCGGGCTGACCCCGAATATCCTCCTTCAGCACAACCGGGTGACGAGCAATGTCGACTGGCTCTATTCCTTCCGCCGCACCGCTGCGAGCATCAGGCTGGAACATGGCTTTTAG
- a CDS encoding Slam-dependent surface lipoprotein, whose translation MTSIQMKTILLAGLATVLASGAAQAQFAGGSSDINKVTVGVSDVNGGPHVAGRAGIGVPGTSGRRVDFQGLSLYAVPDLNGVRHLNMATSNTQDHSSYGDFRFARVGSADLWFGEWSQTGNASAGDHTVYYVGNTSGTTVPTSGTATYTVKGISDYGNKGALTGTLTANFGSGTSGTLRGSLSNASTGAGVDIGTARIIGASFSGNGGAATQSGTTVASGGAVSGRFFGADAAALAGTVKFDGARQHDTAFGGTKN comes from the coding sequence ATGACCTCCATCCAGATGAAGACCATCCTTCTCGCCGGCCTCGCCACCGTCCTGGCCAGCGGCGCGGCGCAGGCGCAGTTCGCCGGAGGATCGAGCGATATCAATAAGGTGACCGTGGGTGTCAGCGATGTGAACGGTGGCCCCCATGTCGCGGGCCGGGCCGGGATCGGCGTGCCGGGTACCAGTGGACGGCGCGTCGATTTTCAGGGGCTCAGCCTCTATGCCGTGCCCGATCTGAACGGGGTGCGTCATCTGAACATGGCGACGAGCAACACCCAGGATCATAGCAGCTATGGCGACTTCCGCTTCGCGCGGGTCGGTTCGGCGGACCTGTGGTTCGGCGAATGGTCGCAGACGGGCAATGCCTCGGCGGGGGATCACACCGTCTATTATGTCGGCAACACCAGCGGCACGACCGTCCCGACCAGCGGCACTGCGACCTACACGGTCAAGGGGATCAGCGACTATGGCAACAAGGGCGCGCTGACCGGCACCCTGACCGCCAATTTCGGCTCGGGCACGTCGGGTACGCTGCGCGGCAGCCTGTCCAACGCGTCGACCGGCGCGGGGGTCGATATCGGCACGGCGCGGATCATCGGGGCCAGCTTCTCGGGCAATGGAGGCGCGGCGACCCAGTCGGGAACAACGGTTGCGTCGGGCGGCGCGGTGAGCGGTCGCTTCTTCGGCGCCGATGCGGCGGCACTGGCCGGGACCGTCAAGTTCGACGGCGCGCGCCAGCATGACACCGCCTTCGGCGGCACGAAGAACTGA
- a CDS encoding TonB-dependent receptor encodes MKSGRIGFRWKRLGIGLMLSASTMGVMGAPLAAQGRPDEISLAIPAQPLADALALFAQQAQVQLSVDAGLLAGLRSRGASGRMDRARALDHLLAGTELDWQLSNGVLTLRRRPVRSSGGTQAPVITDALRVEGDDAPRNVAATRAERGHDAVFDADFSSGYKDRAEIERYKGVTTSDLLSGMVNVLSGDARNSGALDPSIRGIQGPGRVPVVIDGTEQALTVWRGYNGASNRAYVDPSLISGLQVLRGPTDRGNIRSSTGGTVVINTLDADDVLRPGRTFGLDVRLEGGNNATDPRLPTLLTGRDYRTVPGFPQNSPSFALRDPSLLIVPRTRDDNHFFSLGDRAVRVAAALRIEGLDLFGAYAYRERGNYFSGTSDPDYYRQTQLPSSNLNRIRRMALGFAPGDEVPNTSSDLESVLLKATWHIADDQYLLVSLRDSVTRYGEIMPSRILIDTGNAQWPLSKVHARAYNAEYKWQPESRWIDLKANLWATDTTSDTYNSGGMPNFATFAQPILVDNARANAINNRYGLNAANTVRLGSTFDLTLSGNWQHEKLASRDVYDPARFQGWRQFPRAGRREEFLVRLDGEWRPASFLKLNAGVSYAGYWAVDDFARSQIAKGNANLNSTVYRGYNSFFNVKGTGADFAKRYWRSLLTDVDPKEVDALIAQLLPEYLANPYEVAFEEQGPTWSPDAQGRYARNGNPCLNGAISQIAGNDGTCRLQSIVEVVPITAPRRSDHRWAPSLSATVYADEQTRAYARYIETWRFPSMFESTLGFSASFNPLAQLQPEHAKLYEIGLVRDLRSLVHLNREDQRADIKLTFYRNHISNVVERSTNLQFSNIREQTIAGIEAEARIDTGGFYTQLGAAFMTTNQVCDESAAALADKKNGSVPNCVKYGFPDGFLLTQATPEQSVNWTMGGRFFDKRLELGGRLTYYSRYNNPFFEKIANLPRAQQIDVYSLNVPFSWGAIVTADAYVRYNLNNRFSAELVGTNLNDRYYADPLTRSLMPAPGRTVRLSLTGRF; translated from the coding sequence GTGAAGAGCGGACGGATCGGTTTTCGATGGAAGCGGCTGGGCATCGGCTTGATGCTGTCGGCCTCGACGATGGGGGTCATGGGCGCACCGCTGGCGGCTCAGGGTCGGCCGGACGAAATCAGCCTTGCCATCCCCGCACAGCCGCTGGCCGACGCGCTGGCCCTGTTCGCCCAGCAGGCACAGGTGCAGTTGAGCGTCGATGCGGGCCTGCTCGCCGGGCTGCGGTCACGCGGGGCGTCGGGCCGCATGGACCGCGCCCGGGCCCTGGATCATCTGCTCGCCGGGACCGAACTCGACTGGCAGCTGTCGAACGGAGTCCTGACGCTCCGGCGTCGCCCGGTGCGGTCCTCAGGCGGCACGCAGGCCCCGGTGATCACCGACGCCCTGCGTGTCGAGGGAGACGATGCCCCCCGCAATGTCGCGGCGACGCGCGCCGAGCGGGGCCATGACGCGGTCTTCGACGCCGATTTCTCCAGCGGCTACAAGGACCGGGCCGAGATCGAACGCTATAAGGGCGTCACCACCTCCGACCTGCTGAGCGGCATGGTCAATGTCCTGAGCGGCGATGCGCGCAACAGCGGCGCGCTCGACCCCAGCATTCGCGGTATCCAGGGGCCCGGCCGCGTGCCCGTCGTGATCGATGGGACCGAACAGGCGCTGACCGTCTGGCGTGGCTATAACGGCGCGAGCAACCGGGCCTATGTCGATCCCAGCCTGATCTCCGGGCTTCAGGTGCTGCGCGGCCCGACCGATCGGGGCAATATCCGAAGCTCGACGGGCGGTACGGTCGTCATCAACACGCTGGACGCGGACGACGTGCTGCGTCCGGGCCGGACCTTCGGCCTCGACGTGCGGCTGGAGGGCGGCAACAATGCGACCGACCCGCGCCTGCCGACGTTGCTGACCGGGCGCGACTATCGCACCGTGCCCGGCTTCCCGCAAAACTCGCCCAGCTTCGCGCTGCGCGACCCCTCGCTGCTGATCGTGCCGCGCACCCGCGACGACAATCACTTCTTCTCGCTGGGGGACCGCGCGGTGCGGGTTGCGGCGGCGTTGCGGATCGAGGGGCTCGACCTGTTCGGGGCCTATGCCTATCGCGAGCGGGGCAACTATTTCTCCGGGACGAGCGATCCGGATTATTACCGGCAGACGCAACTCCCCTCCAGCAATCTCAACCGGATCCGCCGCATGGCGCTGGGCTTCGCGCCGGGCGATGAGGTGCCCAACACCTCCAGCGATCTGGAGTCCGTGCTGCTCAAGGCGACCTGGCACATCGCCGACGACCAGTATCTGCTGGTCAGCCTGCGCGACAGCGTGACGCGATATGGCGAGATCATGCCGTCACGCATCCTGATCGATACCGGCAATGCGCAATGGCCGCTCAGCAAGGTCCATGCCCGCGCCTATAATGCCGAATATAAGTGGCAGCCGGAGAGCCGCTGGATCGACCTGAAGGCCAATCTCTGGGCCACCGACACGACCAGCGACACCTATAATTCCGGCGGCATGCCCAATTTCGCGACCTTCGCCCAGCCGATCCTGGTCGACAATGCCCGCGCCAATGCGATCAACAACCGCTATGGCTTGAACGCCGCCAACACGGTCCGGCTGGGCTCGACCTTCGACCTGACGCTGAGCGGCAATTGGCAGCATGAGAAACTGGCGTCGCGCGACGTCTATGATCCGGCGCGCTTCCAGGGATGGCGGCAATTCCCGCGTGCGGGACGGCGCGAGGAGTTCCTCGTCCGGCTGGACGGCGAATGGCGCCCCGCCAGCTTCCTGAAGCTGAACGCGGGGGTCAGCTATGCCGGTTACTGGGCGGTGGACGATTTCGCGCGGAGCCAGATCGCCAAGGGCAATGCCAACCTGAATTCCACCGTCTATCGCGGCTATAATTCGTTCTTCAACGTAAAGGGCACCGGCGCCGATTTCGCCAAGCGCTACTGGCGCAGCCTGTTGACCGATGTCGATCCCAAGGAGGTCGACGCGCTGATCGCCCAGCTGCTGCCCGAATATCTCGCCAATCCCTATGAGGTCGCGTTCGAGGAGCAGGGGCCGACATGGAGCCCCGATGCCCAGGGACGCTATGCCCGGAACGGCAATCCCTGTCTCAACGGTGCGATCAGCCAGATCGCGGGCAATGACGGGACGTGCCGTCTGCAGAGTATCGTCGAGGTCGTTCCGATCACCGCGCCGCGCCGGTCGGATCACCGCTGGGCCCCCAGCCTGTCCGCCACCGTCTATGCCGACGAACAGACCCGCGCCTATGCCCGCTATATCGAGACGTGGCGCTTCCCGAGCATGTTCGAGAGCACGCTGGGCTTCTCCGCATCGTTCAACCCGCTCGCGCAACTTCAGCCGGAGCACGCCAAATTATACGAGATCGGGTTGGTCCGCGACCTGCGCAGCCTGGTACACCTCAACCGCGAGGATCAACGCGCCGACATCAAGCTGACCTTCTATCGCAACCACATCTCCAACGTGGTCGAACGGTCCACCAACCTCCAGTTCAGCAATATCCGGGAACAGACGATCGCGGGGATCGAGGCCGAGGCGCGGATCGATACCGGCGGCTTCTATACGCAGCTGGGCGCAGCCTTCATGACCACCAACCAGGTGTGCGACGAAAGCGCCGCCGCGCTTGCCGACAAGAAGAATGGCAGCGTTCCCAACTGCGTGAAATATGGCTTTCCCGACGGTTTCCTGCTGACCCAGGCGACGCCGGAGCAATCGGTCAACTGGACGATGGGAGGGCGCTTTTTCGACAAGCGGCTCGAACTGGGCGGGCGGCTGACCTATTATAGCCGCTACAATAATCCCTTCTTCGAAAAGATCGCGAACCTGCCGCGCGCGCAGCAGATCGACGTTTATTCGCTCAACGTGCCGTTCAGCTGGGGCGCGATCGTCACCGCCGACGCCTATGTCCGCTACAATCTGAACAACCGTTTCTCGGCCGAGCTGGTCGGGACCAACCTCAACGATCGTTATTATGCCGACCCGCTGACCCGTTCGCTGATGCCCGCACCGGGGCGCACCGTCCGGTTGAGCCTGACGGGCCGCTTCTGA
- a CDS encoding FecR domain-containing protein, whose protein sequence is MAAPFVLGKKEEAEAIVSKDEGETYDQREALEWMIRLQERPDDAALHDRFRLWRETPAHDEAWSQLDHVSALIRQLPSSGSVARVPAIPDRRWRRAGRTILAPFALAASLTALFIGRDLLPIPAAATTTRTGEVRTLTLADGSRVTLAPRSAMTFDGARHARLLRGSAYFQVRHDDDHPFRVVAGDAVATDLGTAFEVAMEDATTHIAVREGAVGVSCAGGWEDLLPLRPGQTEDLDCASGSRHRGEMPPSRVAAWATGRLVMIDRPLAAAIAALRPWHKGWLIARGPGMARHVTGVYDLRHSDRALAAMRQAHGLSITRITPWITIVHAY, encoded by the coding sequence ATGGCGGCCCCGTTCGTCCTCGGAAAGAAGGAAGAGGCTGAAGCCATTGTGAGCAAGGACGAGGGCGAGACATATGACCAGCGCGAGGCGCTGGAATGGATGATCCGGTTGCAGGAGCGACCGGATGATGCCGCCTTGCACGACCGGTTTCGGCTCTGGCGAGAGACACCGGCGCATGATGAGGCGTGGAGCCAGCTCGACCATGTCAGCGCCCTGATCCGGCAGCTTCCATCATCGGGCAGCGTGGCGAGGGTTCCCGCCATACCCGATCGGCGATGGCGACGCGCAGGCCGGACAATTCTGGCCCCATTCGCGCTGGCCGCCAGCCTTACCGCCCTTTTTATCGGCCGCGACCTTTTGCCAATCCCGGCCGCGGCAACGACAACGCGGACCGGCGAAGTCCGGACGTTGACGCTCGCCGACGGCAGCCGCGTCACCCTGGCCCCCCGCAGCGCCATGACGTTCGACGGCGCCCGCCATGCACGCCTGTTGCGCGGAAGCGCCTATTTTCAGGTTCGCCATGATGACGACCATCCGTTCCGGGTCGTCGCGGGCGATGCGGTCGCCACGGATCTGGGAACCGCGTTCGAGGTCGCCATGGAAGACGCCACGACGCATATCGCCGTTCGCGAGGGAGCCGTCGGCGTATCCTGTGCCGGGGGCTGGGAGGATCTCCTCCCCTTGCGGCCCGGCCAGACCGAAGACCTCGACTGCGCTTCGGGCTCCCGGCACCGGGGCGAGATGCCGCCCTCCCGCGTCGCCGCCTGGGCCACGGGAAGGCTCGTCATGATCGATCGCCCCCTGGCGGCGGCGATCGCGGCGCTGCGGCCATGGCATAAGGGATGGCTGATCGCCCGCGGCCCCGGCATGGCGCGCCATGTGACCGGCGTCTACGATCTGCGCCATTCCGACCGCGCCCTCGCCGCGATGCGCCAGGCTCACGGCCTGTCCATCACCCGGATCACGCCGTGGATCACCATCGTCCACGCCTACTGA
- a CDS encoding RNA polymerase sigma factor, translated as MTVLPPLATLFADQRRRLIAEASRVTGDPDSAEDVVQEAWLKLAQRGPERPVGEPIGYIRRVVRNLAIDAYRQRRRQERIMPPDLDGESYRVAAAAADAEQAAIAAQQLAIVAAELRRMSPPMRRAVEMHRLSGAPLREIAAELGVSITTAHSLVIEGVARCRRALHPATN; from the coding sequence ATGACAGTCCTGCCGCCACTGGCCACGCTGTTCGCCGACCAGCGGCGACGGCTGATCGCAGAGGCCTCGCGTGTGACAGGCGACCCCGATTCCGCAGAGGATGTCGTGCAGGAAGCATGGCTTAAACTGGCGCAGCGGGGGCCGGAGCGGCCGGTCGGCGAACCCATCGGCTATATCCGACGCGTGGTCCGCAATCTGGCGATCGATGCCTATCGTCAGCGGCGACGGCAGGAACGGATCATGCCGCCGGATCTCGACGGCGAAAGCTACCGGGTCGCGGCCGCGGCGGCCGATGCGGAACAGGCCGCGATCGCTGCCCAGCAACTCGCCATCGTCGCCGCCGAACTGCGCCGGATGTCCCCGCCCATGCGCCGGGCGGTGGAGATGCATCGCCTGTCGGGGGCGCCCTTGCGCGAGATCGCCGCTGAACTGGGCGTGTCGATCACGACGGCCCATTCGCTGGTCATAGAGGGCGTGGCGCGCTGTCGCCGCGCGCTTCACCCAGCGACGAATTAG
- a CDS encoding FKBP-type peptidyl-prolyl cis-trans isomerase: protein MTISRRALRRFIIAIALPALTVPFSAGATAQGVKARPSAPPAAANGGIIPLPLNPIVPPAQRACTSRTPSGLGYTVLRPGTGAMPGADATALVNYVGYLAATGVVFDQAMQSVMPVGEVIPGFSQGLQMVGRGGILRLCIPAALGYGAQASGPIPANADLVFQVEMLDFKTAAEIAELRRAAAAPEKPATPQP from the coding sequence ATGACCATTTCCCGCCGCGCGCTGCGCCGCTTCATTATCGCGATCGCCCTTCCCGCCCTGACGGTGCCGTTCTCTGCAGGCGCGACCGCACAGGGCGTGAAGGCGCGGCCTTCCGCGCCCCCGGCGGCGGCCAATGGCGGCATCATCCCCCTTCCGCTGAACCCCATCGTACCGCCCGCCCAGCGTGCCTGCACCTCGCGGACGCCGTCCGGGCTGGGCTATACGGTCTTGCGTCCCGGCACGGGTGCGATGCCCGGTGCGGACGCGACCGCGCTGGTCAACTATGTCGGCTATCTGGCCGCGACGGGCGTGGTGTTCGACCAGGCGATGCAGTCGGTCATGCCGGTGGGCGAGGTCATTCCCGGCTTCTCGCAAGGGCTGCAAATGGTCGGTCGGGGCGGCATCCTGCGCCTCTGCATTCCGGCCGCCCTGGGTTATGGCGCGCAGGCCTCCGGCCCTATCCCGGCCAATGCGGATCTGGTCTTCCAGGTCGAAATGCTGGACTTCAAGACCGCCGCCGAGATCGCCGAACTCCGCCGTGCTGCGGCGGCTCCCGAGAAGCCCGCGACGCCCCAACCCTGA